The sequence ACCGAAAGGGTCAACGAGAAACTAGACCTCTCTTAATAAAATTTTAATCCATTCATTATCAATGAATTGAATCGTAAAAATTGATCTTTAAAACACTCGATTCAAGGGGTTTTTATTTCAAAAAAGCCCCTTGAGGCCGATTTTAAGGCTTAAAAATCCCAAAAAGAACCCCATTTTGGGCTTCTGGTGTACCTCGACCCGGAAAAGTGGACCCCGGTGTACGTGAGCGCCTCAATCGCGCTGGTACACCCGCACGTAGTCCACCGTCATCCGCTGCGGGAACACGGTGGCCGAGTCCGGCGGGCCCGGCCACGCCCCGCCCACGGCCACATTCAGCACCAGGTGGAACGGCTGGTCGAAGGGCGCGGGAAACGCGCCGCCAGTGCTGCTCCACTTCGTCTGGGTCTGATAGAGCGCGCCATCCACGTACCAGCGGAACACGCCCTTTTCCCATTCCAGCGCGAAGACGTGGAAATCATCGGCGAAGGCGCCCTTGGCCAAGCTGAACTGCTCTCCGGTGTGGACGTTCTTCGGCCACGAGGCCCCGTGATGGAGGGTGCCGTGGACCTTCGCCGGCTCGTGGCCGACGAGTTCCATGATGTCGATCTCGCCGCTGGCCGCCCAGCCGCCGTAGGCCTCCTTCTCCGGCAGCATCCAGATCGCGGGCCAGATCCCCTTCCCCGTCGGCAGCTTCGCCCGGACCTCGAACTTCCCGTAGGTCCAGCTCGCGTGGCGCTTGGTGCGGACGCGGCCGGAACTGTAGTCCTTCTCCACCCCCGCGGACGCGAAACGCTCCTTCCGCGCCTCCAGCACCAGGCAGCCGTTTTCCAAGCGCACGTTCTCGCTACGATCCACGTAGTACTGGAGCTCGCCGTTGCCACCGCCGTGGCCGTTCTCCTCCACGGACCATTTGGTGAAATCGAGTTCGTTGCCCTCGAACTCATCGGACCACACCAGCTTCCAGCCCGCGGGCTCGGCGGCGTGGAGGGTTCCCATCCAACAAGCCGCGGCGAATCCAATTCGGGAGATCATGTCTGACACGCT comes from Luteolibacter sp. LG18 and encodes:
- a CDS encoding glycoside hydrolase family 16 protein gives rise to the protein MGTLHAAEPAGWKLVWSDEFEGNELDFTKWSVEENGHGGGNGELQYYVDRSENVRLENGCLVLEARKERFASAGVEKDYSSGRVRTKRHASWTYGKFEVRAKLPTGKGIWPAIWMLPEKEAYGGWAASGEIDIMELVGHEPAKVHGTLHHGASWPKNVHTGEQFSLAKGAFADDFHVFALEWEKGVFRWYVDGALYQTQTKWSSTGGAFPAPFDQPFHLVLNVAVGGAWPGPPDSATVFPQRMTVDYVRVYQRD